TCGCTCAATGGGGCTAATGTGGTTTGGTATTATCGCCTTGATAATTGGCTCGTTTTCAGGGTGTTTTTCGATAATTACTACAGTTGGCGCCCTAAACACGCCTGCTGGTGAAACCGGTGATAGTGGCGCATTTATGGCCTTCGCTATTTATGGTGGCTTTGCTGCCTTTATGATTGCGAGTGGCCTTGCTTCAATGCGTCGACGTCGCTGGATGCGACCTTTAATGATCATTGCTTCTTGGGTCGGATTATCCGCCGGTGTCCTTGGCATTGCTATGATCATTGCAATGCGAAACGAATTGGGCGCTTTAATTAAAGCTTCGATGCCTGCTGAGCAACCCATTCCACCAGGCATGCTGACATTGGTTTTTATTGTCGGCTTATCAATAGTTTTGTTTATTGCAGTAATAATACCTATTGCTTTCATAGTTTTTTATTCAAGCCGCAATGTTATTGCCACGCTTAATACCGTCGATCCTAAACCTAGCTGGCCCGAACGCGTTCCTTTATCTGTGCTTGGCTTATCGATTAGTCTTGGCTTAGCTGCCTATCTGATTTTAATTGCTATGAGCTATGGTAGCATCTCTCTATTTGGTTCGATAATTAAAGGTCCCGTTGCCGTACTTATTTTATTTGCTATTGCCATGGTTTTAGGCGCACTCGCATTCACCACTTATCAGCTACGCCCAATTGGTTTTTGGGGTACTGTCGTAGGTTCACTGCTAGCTTTAACTCATGGTATTTTTAATTATTGGTCGCCCAATGATTTATTAACCTTGAGTAATAACAATATTTCAGCGACGCAAATGCAAGCAATGCAACAATTTACTAGTGATACACGCCTTCCCATGCTGATAATGCTAATTGTTTTCAGTGCTATTTGGTTTGTCTACCTTGCTTTCTTAAAAAAATACTTTAAGCCTCAATCACCTTCGCCTAACTCTTCAAATACTTAAACCTTTATTATACGGAGTATAAAAAACATGAAGGCCCTTGCCATCTCAGGTAGTCCGCGTAAAGGCGGCAATACCGAAACTCTATTGCAAGTTTGCCTTGAGCAACTGGCTACGCACCAAATTGAAAGTCAACTCATTTCATTGCGCGACAAAACGATAAAGGGATGTCGAGCTTGCGGTGCCTGTGCACGCCAACGCGATAAAACTTGTATTACTAAAGATGATGATTTTCATCCGATTTTTGCGGCCATGCAACAAGCTGACATTTTAATAGTTGGCTCACCAGTATATTTTGGCTCTGCTACTCCAGAAATAATGGCGTTGCTTGACCGCGCTGGTTATGTATCACGCGCAAATGGTCATCTCTTCTCTCGTAAGATCGGCGGCCCGCTAGCAATAGCTAGGCGTGCAGGGCAAAATTTTACTTATGCCCAATTAAATTTCTGGTTTTCTATCAATGACATGATTGTGCCAGGTTCTACTTATTGGAATGTTGCCTTAGCTCGTGAAGCTGGTGCTGTAAATAATGACCAAGAAGCAATTAATACTATTATTCACTTTGCTGATAACCTTGCGTGGTTAGCTCTTAAGTTACAGTAACTTCTTAAAGATTGGGTGATCTCAACGAGCAATATAAATGGGCGTCGTTTCGTGGTTTTAACCCATCGACAAACTCAGGACTTACCTCTGCTTCGCTTTAAACATCGCTTGCTCACCTTATGTTTGGAGCTCTTAAGAACTGTATTGTCGAGATAGGTATAAAGTTCTCCATTCAAATAAAATTAGAAAATTTTAATGCCTTTACAGGATGACATGATTAGCACTTGGTTCGAGACACATATAGAGTTTTTTATTTGATTTTTTAGCACCTAGTATTATAGAAAGTATTACTTTCGGGAATTCAATATTTTAGCAGAAAATATAAAAATACGAGTCAGTTACTTTATTAAGGAAAAAACTGAACTATGAAAAATAAAATTGAGATTCTTTTAAAAGGTCTTCTTGGTGCCGGAATAATAGCATTCATTACCTGCTGCATTTATATTTTATGTATTTGGTATATTAATAAAAGTGTCGATTTCTCAGTTATTACCAACACATATAGTGTCTTTGCCGGTCTTGCAACACTCCCTCTTTTAGCTGTTATTTTTATTATCTTGAAAGGTTGGTTTTCTTTTATCCAATATTTGATTCAAGTATTTAAAATAGCCGCGTACTTTTTTATCGGCAATTACAAAGTAATGAAATCTTTAGAAGAGTTAAAAAGACCGGTGCAAAATTGTATTACATTTAATATTTCAATGTCCACTAATCGCTTTTTTATAATGGATAAAATCAAACGAACTAATGGAAATATCAGATTATATTTTTCACACCGGGGCACTATTCACGATAAAAAATCAGCCGCGGCAGCCTCTTCTTCTATTCCTTTAATCTTTCAAGAATCTATGCTGGTCATGAATTGTTTCAGCATCGCGGTCAATAATCTTGGACTTGAAAATGTGAAATTATGCTGTTCATGCGAAGAGGGGATTGATGTAAATCAATATCGCAGGGATGGAATTATATCAAAACGGACATCTATTAATCTATCTGATAATCTGTTTTTATTTGGAAGCATAAAAACCAATATTATTACTGAAATTATTAATAATGAACTGAAACAAATGCCTAACTTATTTTGTTTTGAATGGGAAGACAATGTTGATCATCCACCAGTTGATGTAATAATTAAAGATACACAAAAAATAAATGGATATAAACCTTCGAAAATAATTAATCCTAGCCAAATTAAGCCGGATCAAATTTTGGAAGATTATGCACTAATTACTCGCGTTAAAAATCCATTTAAGCCAAAAAACTTTGTCTTTATGTTTAGCGGATGTAAAAGTGCAGGAGCTTTAGCACTTCAATTCATTATGTTCAATAGTGAGTTTCTTGATATTCTGAATAAAAAATATCTTTTCCAGGAAGAATTTCAAATTTTAATCAAAGTAAATTATTATTATCAAAAACATTCCATTCCTAACCTGATAATAGACAAAAAAATCCCTAATGTTAAATTTGAAGTTATACATGAACATGGAATTTTTAAAGATGATAGTATATTTATTAGTAAAAATTTAGTTGAAAGATACCAAATGCAATACACATAACATATATTGCACTTTCTAAAATGAAGATTCTTTTTATTGCGTTAAATTCTCCATCTCATCTTTCCATCTGGAATTATCTTTCTATTGAAGCATTAATCGGTCATATCAATGGAATTTATTCCGATAAGGATATTCAATGTAGTACATTATATTGTAATTCAAATAAAGATGTAAAAAAAATAATAAAAGAAATTAATTCCGGCAAATATAAACTTATTGGGTTCAGTATTCAGTCTTATACATTAGATTTTTTCAATAAAATAATAAAAAAACTAAAACATACGAATTCAATATTTTTATTTGGAAATCAATTGCCTACTTATTTCCCTAAAGAAATCCTACAAATCGTTTTATCAAATACGAGAATATCTTACAACCAGGCTTTCTGTGTTATGGGAGAAGGAGAAAAAACAATAGCCGATGTTATTGATTTAATCCTATATAAAATTCTTAACATTGATAATTTAAAAACAATTAATAATATTGTTTATTATAATGGTAATTCTTTTAATGATAAAACTGTAAAAAAAGTCGCACCAATATTATCCAAACTGCCATATCCACCTCAATATGATTTATTAAAAATCAACAAGAATTCTTCTGTTCAAATGCAATTATCGAGGGGATGCGGACATGCGAAATGTTCGTACTGTACCAGATTTAGCTTCAGACATTATAAAAAATGGGAAAGTTTCAGTATTGAAAGAATCGAGAAAGACCTGAAAAATATAATATTAAACCTAAAGTGTAAAATTATAGAATTTTCTGATGATGAATTTTTCGGAGGTACAGAAAAAGTTCATATTCAAAGACTGAATAAAATATTGGATATTATTGAAAATACAGGGGAAAAGATCTCTTATCGTTTATTTATCCGGCCTGATAGTATATATAAAAAAGGTAATCCTAATAATCATGAAATAGAAAGAATTTTAAAACGCATGAAAAAAACTGGATTAGAACGAATTTATATTGGGATTGAAAGCGGATCATGTTCACAACTAAAGCGCTACAACAGAGGTCTTGATAAGGATGTAATAATAAAATCGATTGAGATACTTCAAAAGCTGAATATTCCTTTCGATTGCGGATTTATACTTTTTGACCCCAAACTTAATCTTGATGAATTAATTGAATCAGCGGAATTTTATTTAAAATATAACCTGATAAAAGGTAATCAATGGTTTTGGAGATCGCTCATAATTAATAAAGGCTCCTTTTGGGGAGAGGATCTCGCAGCTTTTAAAATTAAAAAATTTAATCTTAATTCGATGAGTTATGACTATGAAATTGAAGATCCACAGGTCAGATATATTATGAATATTGCCCGATCAAAAAGTAAAACAACAAGCGTACTTTTCTATGCATTAAAACAAATCACGAAGAGAAATTTTTCTTGTGATAACGAAAATGAGGTCTCTGTTGCTAAAGAACTAGTTGAAAAAAATGGTATCATTTATGTTCAACTTATTAGAGAACTCGGGATTAGTTTAAAAAACAATAATAGAAAAAATTTAAAAAAAGCTATATACGAGGCTAATAAAAATTTGAAATTAGTAATTCAGGAAACTCTTGATAAAATAGATTATTTTAAAAATAAAAATGATAGAATATTTCTTCAAAAACTTTTAACTGGAATTAAGTAACCCATGTTCTGATGGTTGTATAAAATATCAGCGTAAACTCCGTATAAACAGCCTAACTTACATCTTATCCGCTTTAATGATAACCTGGGAGTGGTTAGCTCTCTCTTTTAAGTTACAGCAACGTTTCAAAAATTGTGTGATCTCAACGAGCAATATAAATAGGCGTCGTTTCGTGGTTTAAACCCTTCGATATACTCAGGACTCACCACTGCTTAGTCTCATACATAGCTTGCTTGCCTTTAATAGTAACTATCATTGCCATACCTTTACTGGTACTGCCATCATTCATTTTCCACGCTTCGGCGGCAATACTACCATTGTTAATATATAAATTTGTCACCATGGTTGCTGCTGGTATGGCACTTGAAAAATCACTACCCACAGCACGCCCGCCTGCTTCAAGAATATGCCCGAAAAAACCAAATGGAATATTAGCGTTCTGTAACAAACGATTTAATTCAGGGTCACCCACATTACGTTTGGCACTAATGTAATCTAAGGCCAACTCTCCGCTGCCTCGTGGCGGACCATGAGAGACTAGCGCAATAGGAAGATTACCTGCTGGTTTAATTGTTGTTAGCATTGCGTCAATATCTTCGGGCTTATAAACACAACCAGCCCCTTGGCGTTTATATTCTTGATCATAATAGCCCGGCAACACCCAGAGCTCGAGGTCATCAGCTATGATCTGACGCACCATAACTCCATCGATTAGATTATAAGCACCCACCCGATTAAAAACACGCGCATAGGTGCTACGACTCTCGCTATTACCAAGCAGCGTTAATACTGGCAATTTGCTTGCGGCTAGTATGCCTAAAGCGTCTTCAAGATCATTTTCTTCAGAACCAAGATCGCCATCAGCAATTATCCATTCTACTTGTTTTTGCGCAAACCATGCTAATGCTTGCTTTAAATTTAATTTTGTCGCTTCACTGGTGTCTTTAATCGATCCTAAAACTCCTAAAATAATAGTATTGTCTGAATCGGGATTTTGCACCTCAAGGCGATAACCCGAATGAATATAACTTTTATTTGCAATTTTAATTTTTTGCGACCTTTTAAGCGTATCAAAGGGACCAGGACATTTATAGCGGTTAACTTTACGATAATGTGACCAACTTGAATGTTGTGCAGTTAAAACAGTACTAGATAACAAAATTGCAATTAAAAGATTTGGCATGGGTTAAATTACGCAATAATTCGTGAGTGTGTCTACTATTCTTTTACTTATGTTATATAAACCAATACACCAATGGGTATTCTATCAAACAAATTAATTATAGTTACCCGCGCCCTAACTCAAGCACGTGAGTTAACTAGTCTGCTTAAGAGTTACGGCGCTATCGTAGTTGAAATTCCGGTGCTCGACATTAAGCCGGTAACTAAACAAGAATTAACGATATTTAAAGAAGCTATTAAAAAGGCGATAGCGGGATATTATGATGGTATCTTATTTACTAGTAGCAATGCAGTAAAAATATTTAATGATTTTATAGCATCTCAAAATATAAATTCTCAAAACATCACAACTCAGTTTTTCGCAGTTGGCCAAACTACGACTAAAACATTGAGTCAATTTGGTTATTCACCTATTCATACTGCCGCTATCGCTAATGCGGAAAATCTTTTACTTACAATACAAGATGCCTTTGGTGAACATATCGCCCAACAACACTTGCTATGGCCACGAGCACGTAACGCACGCCTAGTATTAATTGAAGGCTTACGACTAAGTGGGGCGCAATTAGATGCAATCGTTGCCTATGAAACTTGTCTAATAAATTCAAATTCTGATTTACCTGCTGATAATCCAATTGACTGGATAACTTTTGCTAGTCCATCTACCGTCAATGCTTTCACTAAAAAATTTGGTATTCTTTCGGCAAAAGTAGCTTGTATTGGCTCAATAACAGCAGCCGCAGCGCAAAAGGCTGGCTGGGTAGTCTCAGCAATCGCTGATGAGCCGTCTGCTCATGGTTTAGTTAAAGTAATTATAAATAATAAATAATTTATTCACGTTGTCGTGCAGCTATTCCAACTATCATCAACATCTTACTAAACGACCAAGGCTTTTGTAAAATTTGACAGTCTGCTAAATGAGCCTTTAATAGTTCGCTACGAATAGTTTCTTCATTACATCCTGTTGTCATTATCAAAGTAGTCTGCGGTTGTATTTGGCGTAATTGCTCCATTACATGTATACCATCATCATCTGGTAAATAATAATCTACAAAAATTGCGGTAAATGGTTCATGTTCAGCAAGTTTGAGTGCTTCTCCTGCAGTGTTGGCGGTCTTGCTTTCATAACCAACAGATAAAAGTTGACGCCTAAGCGTCATACTGACCACTCGGTCATCATCAACAATTAAAACGTTTATAGACACGATAACTCCAACACTAAAAATTGTTTTTTTATCTTTTCTCATAACAAAACTGATTTGTATCATTTAGTGCCATTATAATAATGATAGACCATTTTTCATAAGAATACACGTTTATATTATTAACTATTTTATTACATGCAATTTGCACTTTCACTTTATAAAATAAAATACAA
This is a stretch of genomic DNA from Deltaproteobacteria bacterium. It encodes these proteins:
- a CDS encoding flavodoxin family protein; translation: MKALAISGSPRKGGNTETLLQVCLEQLATHQIESQLISLRDKTIKGCRACGACARQRDKTCITKDDDFHPIFAAMQQADILIVGSPVYFGSATPEIMALLDRAGYVSRANGHLFSRKIGGPLAIARRAGQNFTYAQLNFWFSINDMIVPGSTYWNVALAREAGAVNNDQEAINTIIHFADNLAWLALKLQ
- a CDS encoding radical SAM protein, translating into MKILFIALNSPSHLSIWNYLSIEALIGHINGIYSDKDIQCSTLYCNSNKDVKKIIKEINSGKYKLIGFSIQSYTLDFFNKIIKKLKHTNSIFLFGNQLPTYFPKEILQIVLSNTRISYNQAFCVMGEGEKTIADVIDLILYKILNIDNLKTINNIVYYNGNSFNDKTVKKVAPILSKLPYPPQYDLLKINKNSSVQMQLSRGCGHAKCSYCTRFSFRHYKKWESFSIERIEKDLKNIILNLKCKIIEFSDDEFFGGTEKVHIQRLNKILDIIENTGEKISYRLFIRPDSIYKKGNPNNHEIERILKRMKKTGLERIYIGIESGSCSQLKRYNRGLDKDVIIKSIEILQKLNIPFDCGFILFDPKLNLDELIESAEFYLKYNLIKGNQWFWRSLIINKGSFWGEDLAAFKIKKFNLNSMSYDYEIEDPQVRYIMNIARSKSKTTSVLFYALKQITKRNFSCDNENEVSVAKELVEKNGIIYVQLIRELGISLKNNNRKNLKKAIYEANKNLKLVIQETLDKIDYFKNKNDRIFLQKLLTGIK
- a CDS encoding metallophosphoesterase, producing the protein MPNLLIAILLSSTVLTAQHSSWSHYRKVNRYKCPGPFDTLKRSQKIKIANKSYIHSGYRLEVQNPDSDNTIILGVLGSIKDTSEATKLNLKQALAWFAQKQVEWIIADGDLGSEENDLEDALGILAASKLPVLTLLGNSESRSTYARVFNRVGAYNLIDGVMVRQIIADDLELWVLPGYYDQEYKRQGAGCVYKPEDIDAMLTTIKPAGNLPIALVSHGPPRGSGELALDYISAKRNVGDPELNRLLQNANIPFGFFGHILEAGGRAVGSDFSSAIPAATMVTNLYINNGSIAAEAWKMNDGSTSKGMAMIVTIKGKQAMYETKQW
- a CDS encoding uroporphyrinogen-III synthase — its product is MGILSNKLIIVTRALTQARELTSLLKSYGAIVVEIPVLDIKPVTKQELTIFKEAIKKAIAGYYDGILFTSSNAVKIFNDFIASQNINSQNITTQFFAVGQTTTKTLSQFGYSPIHTAAIANAENLLLTIQDAFGEHIAQQHLLWPRARNARLVLIEGLRLSGAQLDAIVAYETCLINSNSDLPADNPIDWITFASPSTVNAFTKKFGILSAKVACIGSITAAAAQKAGWVVSAIADEPSAHGLVKVIINNK
- a CDS encoding response regulator, producing MSINVLIVDDDRVVSMTLRRQLLSVGYESKTANTAGEALKLAEHEPFTAIFVDYYLPDDDGIHVMEQLRQIQPQTTLIMTTGCNEETIRSELLKAHLADCQILQKPWSFSKMLMIVGIAARQRE